A part of Melittangium boletus DSM 14713 genomic DNA contains:
- a CDS encoding glycoside hydrolase family 5 protein produces the protein MCLGLVLLAAACGERPPEAPPVLAVEEPMDSGGYLHTEGARLYTSDGREVRLTGLNWFGFEGPSRVPYGLDRRPLGRLLDQVKSLGFNMLRLPYSNDVLREGVYPEPSNVSATLNPELSGLSSLQVLDRIVAAAKERGLRIVLDRHRPDISSQTELWYQSDRVQEEAAWIEDWKRLVRRYKGEPTVVGVDLHNEPHGRATWGDGNLDTDWRLAAERAGNAILAENPDLLIIVEGIGLHGGNYYWWGGNLRGARDFPVRLDVPGRLVYSAHDYPESVSAEAWFKDKARTGYPANLPGVWDSAWGFLVKENRAPVWVGELGSKLQTESDRQWLQTLTRYLAEHRVGFAFWSLNPNSWDTGGLLLEDWTTVHTEKQALLAPALAPPIP, from the coding sequence ATGTGCCTGGGATTGGTGCTGCTGGCCGCCGCGTGTGGCGAGCGTCCCCCAGAGGCCCCGCCGGTGCTCGCGGTGGAGGAGCCCATGGACTCCGGAGGCTATCTGCACACCGAGGGCGCGCGTCTCTACACCTCGGATGGCCGCGAGGTGCGGCTCACGGGCCTCAACTGGTTTGGTTTCGAGGGCCCTTCGCGCGTGCCCTATGGCCTGGACCGCAGGCCCTTGGGGCGCCTGTTGGATCAGGTGAAGTCACTCGGCTTCAACATGCTGCGCCTGCCCTACAGCAACGACGTGCTGCGCGAGGGCGTGTACCCCGAGCCCTCGAATGTGAGCGCCACGCTCAACCCGGAGCTGAGCGGGCTCTCGTCGCTCCAGGTCCTGGATCGCATCGTCGCGGCGGCGAAGGAGCGGGGACTGCGGATCGTGCTCGACCGGCATCGCCCGGACATCTCCAGCCAGACGGAGCTCTGGTACCAGAGCGACCGCGTCCAGGAAGAGGCGGCATGGATCGAGGACTGGAAGCGGCTCGTGCGCCGCTACAAGGGCGAGCCCACGGTGGTGGGCGTGGACCTGCACAACGAGCCTCACGGCCGGGCCACGTGGGGGGATGGCAATCTCGATACGGATTGGCGGCTCGCCGCCGAGCGGGCGGGCAATGCCATCCTCGCGGAGAACCCGGACCTGCTCATCATCGTGGAAGGCATTGGCCTGCACGGCGGCAACTACTACTGGTGGGGTGGCAACCTGCGAGGCGCGCGGGACTTCCCGGTGCGGCTCGATGTGCCCGGGCGGCTGGTGTACTCGGCGCATGACTATCCGGAGAGCGTCTCCGCGGAGGCATGGTTCAAGGACAAGGCGCGCACCGGCTACCCGGCGAACCTGCCCGGTGTCTGGGATTCCGCGTGGGGCTTCCTCGTGAAGGAGAACCGTGCACCGGTCTGGGTCGGTGAGCTGGGCTCGAAGCTCCAGACGGAGTCGGATCGGCAGTGGCTCCAGACCCTCACGCGCTACCTCGCGGAGCATCGCGTGGGCTTCGCCTTCTGGTCCCTCAACCCCAACTCCTGGGACACCGGCGGCCTGCTCCTGGAGGACTGGACCACGGTCCACACCGAGAAACAGGCCTTGCTCGCTCCCGCGCTCGCGCCCCCCATTCCCTGA
- a CDS encoding patatin-like phospholipase family protein has protein sequence MRTGQKTALVLGGGGARGAYEAGVLSYLRDELEPELGRTLPLDIFVGTSVGALHACYLAATNDRPELQGAGIRAHWTGMKVEEVLRVGMGDFLRVLREAFGKPAPHPRDIQYGGLVDPRGLRAIVGRGIPWPGIGRNVRKGHVEALAVSTTHVSSGRATVFVQRHGGGVPSWGDDPFYQAEATRVGPTHALASAAIPVVFPAVRLRGELHVDGGLRLNVPLSPALRLGAQRVIVVSLRHDARPSSPPAVSPSQAFAAAPLLAGKMLATLMMDRTDQDLGRLRRLNTLIEAGTAAYGKDFARTLGAALGGHRSQPLRYVRELLVRPSQDLGVLAAEYVRTPGFRSKGQGLAHKTILRMVDQEGTRSAVLASYLLFDGGFADRLIDLGRRDARALRSEWLRFWSEEPQNLSERATWYPEANAA, from the coding sequence ATGCGAACCGGCCAGAAGACGGCCCTGGTGCTGGGTGGTGGTGGCGCTCGTGGGGCGTACGAGGCGGGCGTGTTGTCGTACCTGCGGGATGAGCTCGAACCGGAGTTGGGCCGGACGCTGCCCCTGGACATCTTCGTGGGCACGTCGGTGGGCGCGCTCCACGCCTGCTACCTCGCGGCGACGAATGATCGGCCGGAACTGCAGGGCGCGGGGATCCGCGCGCACTGGACGGGGATGAAGGTGGAGGAGGTGCTGCGCGTGGGAATGGGCGATTTCCTGCGCGTGCTGCGCGAGGCGTTCGGCAAGCCCGCGCCCCATCCCCGGGACATTCAATACGGCGGGTTGGTGGATCCGCGGGGCCTGCGGGCGATCGTGGGCCGGGGCATCCCGTGGCCGGGCATCGGCCGCAACGTGCGCAAGGGCCATGTCGAAGCGCTCGCGGTGAGCACCACCCACGTGAGCAGCGGACGGGCCACGGTGTTCGTCCAGCGGCACGGCGGAGGCGTGCCCTCCTGGGGGGATGATCCTTTCTACCAGGCCGAGGCGACCCGCGTCGGTCCCACCCATGCGCTGGCCTCGGCCGCCATTCCCGTCGTCTTTCCGGCGGTGCGGCTGCGTGGCGAGCTGCACGTGGATGGAGGGCTGCGGCTCAACGTCCCGCTCAGTCCCGCGTTGCGGCTGGGCGCCCAGCGGGTGATCGTCGTGTCGCTGCGGCATGACGCCCGTCCGTCGTCCCCGCCCGCCGTGTCGCCGTCCCAGGCCTTCGCGGCCGCGCCCCTGCTCGCGGGAAAGATGCTCGCCACGTTGATGATGGATCGCACGGATCAGGATCTGGGCCGGTTGCGGCGGCTCAACACCTTGATCGAGGCGGGCACGGCGGCGTACGGCAAGGACTTCGCGCGCACGCTCGGCGCGGCGTTGGGCGGGCACCGCTCCCAGCCGCTGCGCTACGTGAGGGAATTGCTCGTGCGGCCCTCCCAGGATCTGGGCGTGCTGGCGGCCGAATACGTCCGCACTCCGGGCTTCCGGAGCAAGGGCCAGGGCCTGGCGCACAAGACGATCCTCCGGATGGTGGATCAGGAGGGCACGCGCTCGGCGGTTCTGGCGTCCTATCTGCTCTTCGATGGCGGCTTCGCGGACCGGCTCATCGACCTGGGCCGGCGGGATGCCCGCGCGCTGCGGTCCGAGTGGTTGCGTTTCTGGTCGGAGGAGCCCCAGAACCTGTCGGAGCGGGCCACCTGGTACCCCGAGGCGAACGCCGCCTGA
- a CDS encoding POT family MFS transporter gives MARPPSATAPQRFPPQIPYIIGNEACERFSFYGMRNILTVFLIDYLLRNAVPDEGARSAQAKSLMHLFMAGVYFCPLLGGYLADRWLGKYKVIFWLSLVYCLGHAFLAIFENNATGFYTGLVLISLGSGGIKPCVSAMVGDQFTEDNKHLVKKVFAIFYWTINFGSFFASLLIPLTLKHLGPAVAFGIPGVLMFLATVIFWAGRKHYVVVPPTGPNPHSFLKVVFSALRAPKRRGTHWLDGATREHPAEAVEGAKAVLRVSGLLLPTIPFFWMLFDQKASTWVIQARAMDPQVGPFTFQPSQMQFINPALVMILIPLLVGLVYPAFQRAGWELTPLRRMPLGLAVGAVSYAIAGYFQVVLERGTVLNIAWQLLPYVVLTLAEILVSTTGLEFAYTQAPREMKGIVQSLWLLTSTLANVAVAIAAALNVFTGSGQFFFYGGLALLAAVGMGLMARRYQVHDYYQVDAASVVPDRAQPPPARESQAL, from the coding sequence ATGGCCCGTCCACCCAGTGCCACCGCCCCCCAGCGCTTCCCGCCGCAAATCCCCTACATCATCGGCAACGAGGCGTGTGAGCGCTTCAGCTTCTACGGGATGCGGAACATCCTCACGGTGTTCCTCATCGACTACCTGCTGCGCAACGCCGTGCCGGACGAAGGCGCCCGCTCGGCCCAGGCCAAGAGCCTGATGCACCTGTTCATGGCGGGCGTGTACTTCTGCCCGCTGCTGGGCGGCTATCTCGCGGACCGCTGGCTCGGCAAGTACAAGGTCATCTTCTGGCTGAGCCTGGTGTACTGCCTGGGCCACGCGTTCCTGGCCATCTTCGAGAACAACGCCACGGGCTTCTACACGGGCCTGGTGCTCATCTCCCTGGGCAGCGGCGGCATCAAACCGTGCGTGAGCGCCATGGTGGGCGACCAGTTCACCGAGGACAACAAGCACCTGGTGAAGAAGGTCTTCGCCATCTTCTACTGGACCATCAACTTCGGTTCCTTCTTCGCCTCGCTGCTCATCCCGCTGACGCTCAAGCACCTGGGGCCCGCGGTGGCGTTCGGCATTCCCGGCGTGCTGATGTTCCTGGCCACGGTCATCTTCTGGGCCGGTCGCAAGCACTACGTGGTGGTGCCGCCCACCGGGCCCAACCCCCACTCCTTCCTCAAGGTCGTCTTCTCCGCCCTCCGCGCGCCGAAGCGGCGGGGCACCCACTGGCTCGATGGCGCCACGCGCGAGCATCCCGCCGAGGCCGTGGAGGGCGCCAAGGCCGTGCTGCGCGTGAGCGGCCTGCTACTGCCCACCATCCCCTTCTTCTGGATGCTCTTCGATCAGAAGGCCTCCACGTGGGTCATCCAGGCGCGCGCCATGGATCCCCAGGTGGGCCCCTTCACCTTCCAGCCCAGCCAGATGCAGTTCATCAACCCGGCGCTGGTGATGATCCTCATCCCCCTGCTCGTGGGACTCGTGTACCCCGCCTTCCAGCGCGCGGGCTGGGAGCTCACCCCGCTGCGCCGCATGCCGCTCGGGCTCGCGGTGGGAGCCGTCTCCTACGCCATCGCGGGCTACTTCCAGGTGGTGCTGGAGCGGGGCACGGTCCTCAACATCGCCTGGCAGCTCCTACCCTACGTGGTGCTCACGCTGGCGGAAATCCTCGTGTCCACCACGGGGCTGGAGTTCGCCTACACCCAGGCGCCCCGGGAGATGAAGGGCATCGTCCAGAGCCTCTGGCTGCTCACCTCCACGCTCGCCAACGTGGCGGTGGCCATCGCCGCCGCGCTCAATGTCTTCACCGGCTCCGGGCAGTTCTTCTTCTATGGAGGGCTGGCGCTGCTGGCCGCCGTGGGCATGGGCCTCATGGCGCGCCGCTACCAGGTGCACGACTACTACCAGGTGGACGCGGCCAGCGTCGTGCCCGACCGCGCCCAGCCCCCGCCCGCCCGGGAGAGCCAGGCGCTGTAA
- a CDS encoding peptide MFS transporter — MAQSPATSTGRGHPKGLYLLFTTEMWERMSYYGMRALLVLYMVGATKDGGFGWSQAKALQIFGLYTGLVYATPVIGGFLADRYLGQRLSVTLGGILMMLGQFVLAMPGNNEALFYGGLGLLVVGNGFFKPNISTMVGGLYAPGDSRRDGAFTIFYIGINVGAFLASAVCGTLGEKYGWPWGFGSAGVGMGLGVLVFLLLGNRLLGDVGKSPSKVVRQENKPAVPAAPLTRAEVDRIVVILVLALFVVFFWTAFEQAGGLMNLYTDAKVDRGLFGWQVPTTWFQAINPIFIIGLGPLFAEMWTNLGRRGRDPSIPAKMAMGLLLVSFGFVFMLGASKQSATEGKAAMLWVVAAYFFHTAGELCLSPVGLSMVTKLAPARFASALMGVWFIANAVANYLAGLIGGYAEKLGEFDLFLAITLATAVAGAVLLAVAPVLKRMMHGADEVKPVEPTTPTGDSTSNIQAA, encoded by the coding sequence ATGGCACAAAGTCCGGCCACTTCCACTGGCCGAGGTCACCCCAAGGGCCTCTACCTGCTGTTCACCACCGAGATGTGGGAGCGCATGAGCTATTACGGCATGCGCGCCCTGCTGGTGCTCTACATGGTGGGCGCCACCAAGGATGGCGGCTTCGGCTGGAGCCAGGCCAAGGCGCTGCAGATCTTCGGTCTCTACACGGGCCTCGTGTACGCCACGCCGGTGATCGGTGGTTTCCTCGCGGATCGCTACCTGGGGCAGCGGCTGTCGGTGACGCTCGGCGGCATCCTGATGATGCTCGGCCAGTTCGTCCTGGCGATGCCCGGCAACAACGAGGCGCTCTTCTACGGAGGCCTGGGCCTGCTGGTGGTGGGCAACGGCTTCTTCAAGCCCAACATCTCCACCATGGTGGGTGGCCTGTACGCGCCCGGTGACTCGCGCCGGGATGGCGCCTTCACCATCTTCTACATCGGCATCAACGTGGGCGCGTTCCTGGCCTCGGCGGTGTGCGGCACGTTGGGCGAGAAGTACGGCTGGCCCTGGGGCTTCGGCTCCGCGGGCGTGGGCATGGGCCTGGGCGTCCTCGTCTTCCTGCTCCTGGGCAACCGCCTGCTGGGTGACGTGGGCAAGAGCCCCTCCAAGGTGGTGCGTCAGGAGAACAAGCCCGCGGTCCCCGCGGCGCCCCTCACCCGCGCCGAGGTGGATCGCATCGTGGTCATCCTCGTGCTCGCGCTCTTCGTCGTCTTCTTCTGGACGGCCTTCGAGCAGGCCGGTGGCTTGATGAACCTCTACACGGACGCCAAGGTGGACCGCGGCCTGTTCGGCTGGCAGGTGCCCACCACCTGGTTCCAGGCCATCAACCCCATCTTCATCATCGGGCTGGGTCCGCTGTTCGCGGAGATGTGGACGAACCTGGGCCGGCGCGGCCGGGATCCCTCCATTCCCGCGAAGATGGCCATGGGCCTGTTGCTGGTGTCCTTCGGCTTCGTCTTCATGCTCGGCGCCTCCAAGCAGAGCGCGACCGAGGGCAAGGCGGCGATGCTGTGGGTGGTGGCGGCCTACTTCTTCCACACGGCGGGCGAGCTGTGCCTGTCGCCGGTGGGCCTCTCCATGGTGACGAAGTTGGCGCCCGCGCGCTTCGCCTCGGCGCTCATGGGCGTGTGGTTCATCGCCAACGCGGTGGCCAACTACCTGGCGGGCCTCATCGGCGGCTACGCGGAGAAGCTGGGCGAGTTCGACCTCTTCCTCGCCATCACCCTGGCCACGGCGGTGGCCGGCGCGGTGCTGCTGGCCGTGGCGCCCGTGCTCAAGCGGATGATGCACGGCGCGGACGAGGTGAAGCCCGTGGAACCCACGACGCCCACGGGGGACTCGACCTCGAACATCCAGGCGGCCTGA
- a CDS encoding ATP-binding protein: MSDREVVSDDRAHPDNAPEVSVRTTSTLLLYFERRYGAAHLADVFRRHTFSLSLDYLRTATNFISLPFLEKLAHVLVTESGDSQFMRKAGLSMAGPEALGFAYYMIRAFGSLEICFRKTVELSSSFNRVGHFEIEQLERERLVLSYRSSARETQRHICELRMGQFASFPTIWGLPPAEVTESQCQVQGADACRYHLRWIDPLPMWGRYTGLLLGSVAGVGTSMLGLGHPAFTVTALSLAGVSLGSWWDLRREMARKDEALSEQAEGMMGSLEELQQRYDEMFRINVALEDRVAARTRELTETNVRLEAALAKQKELDRLKSEFFDNVSHELRTPLTLILLTLDSLLQRGQEEFALPVRQHLETMNRSASRLLRLINNLLDLTKLEAGKTKLRYEPLEIQAFLSSLLVPFEVLADKKGVALELEGSALTPVHVDVARIESVFQNLISNALKFTTEGRVTVRLHEDDTWVHVEVIDSGVGIAAQDIQVIFDRFAQADSTGTRRFGGTGIGLALVKETLELHKGGIEVSSELGKGSNFHVRLKKGPSPVREEVPEPPTGPVVLRPLGRSLDAAAMLESEPPVVAVAALEALPSIPLGEAGPDAKRVLLVEDEPEIRGFLRDVLKPYYRLLEASNGEEGLSLAQKERPDLVVSDVMMPVMSGLQMLAALRASPQTVDMPIIMLTARQEVDAKVEGLTMGANDYIAKPFSPREMLARIEAQLRLRDAAVRAAENERLAATGLLTSGFAHEVRNPLNGLMNALLPLRESLTSTSPDPGMSLAMLELIEECGQRIRQLAEGLLAFVRTGTKAMAVDLGASLDASVQALSWRLPPDMKVERDYQCAEPVWSDPGSLNQVWVNLLDNAVRAVGPTGQVKVRTAKDGTDAVVSIIDNGPGIKPEHMERLFQPFFSTREAGEGTGLGLALCQRIVLQQGGRIRIFSEYGKGTRVEVRLPLEADPDRLLPPLLSDGRVRQHHWNT, from the coding sequence TTGAGCGACAGGGAAGTGGTGAGCGACGACAGGGCTCATCCGGACAACGCGCCGGAGGTGAGCGTGCGAACCACGTCCACGCTGCTGCTCTACTTCGAGCGGCGCTATGGCGCGGCCCACCTCGCCGACGTCTTCCGTCGGCACACGTTCAGCCTGTCGCTGGACTACCTGCGCACGGCCACCAACTTCATCTCCCTGCCGTTCCTCGAGAAGCTGGCCCACGTGCTGGTGACGGAGTCGGGTGACAGCCAGTTCATGCGCAAGGCGGGCCTGTCCATGGCCGGCCCCGAGGCGCTCGGATTCGCGTACTACATGATCCGCGCCTTCGGCTCGCTGGAGATCTGCTTCCGCAAGACGGTGGAGCTCAGCTCGAGCTTCAACCGCGTGGGGCACTTCGAGATCGAGCAGCTCGAGCGCGAGCGGCTGGTGTTGTCCTACCGCAGCAGCGCGCGCGAGACGCAGCGGCACATCTGCGAGCTGCGCATGGGCCAGTTCGCTTCCTTTCCCACCATCTGGGGCCTGCCGCCCGCGGAGGTCACCGAGAGCCAGTGCCAGGTGCAGGGGGCGGACGCGTGCCGCTACCACCTGCGCTGGATCGATCCCCTGCCCATGTGGGGCCGCTACACGGGCCTGCTCTTGGGCTCGGTGGCCGGGGTGGGCACGAGCATGTTGGGGCTGGGCCATCCCGCCTTCACCGTGACGGCGCTGTCGCTCGCGGGAGTGTCGCTGGGCAGTTGGTGGGACTTGCGCCGGGAGATGGCCCGCAAGGACGAAGCCCTCAGCGAGCAGGCCGAGGGCATGATGGGCTCGCTCGAGGAGCTGCAGCAGCGCTACGACGAGATGTTCCGCATCAACGTCGCGCTGGAGGATCGGGTGGCCGCGCGCACGCGCGAGCTCACCGAGACCAATGTGCGGCTGGAGGCGGCGCTCGCCAAGCAGAAGGAGCTGGACCGGCTCAAGAGCGAGTTCTTCGACAACGTGAGCCATGAGCTGCGCACGCCCCTCACGCTCATCCTCCTCACGCTCGACTCGCTGCTGCAGCGCGGCCAGGAGGAGTTCGCGCTCCCCGTGCGCCAGCACCTGGAGACCATGAACCGCAGCGCCTCGCGCCTGCTGCGGCTCATCAACAACCTGCTCGACCTGACCAAGCTGGAGGCGGGCAAGACGAAGCTGCGCTACGAGCCCCTGGAGATCCAGGCCTTCCTGTCCTCGCTGCTGGTGCCCTTCGAGGTGCTCGCGGACAAGAAGGGCGTGGCGCTGGAGCTGGAGGGCAGCGCGCTCACGCCCGTGCACGTGGACGTGGCGCGCATCGAGAGCGTCTTCCAGAACCTCATCTCCAACGCCCTCAAGTTCACCACGGAGGGCCGGGTGACGGTGCGCCTGCACGAGGACGACACCTGGGTGCACGTGGAGGTGATCGACTCGGGCGTGGGCATCGCCGCCCAGGACATCCAGGTCATCTTCGACCGCTTCGCCCAGGCGGACTCCACGGGCACGCGGCGCTTTGGTGGCACGGGCATCGGCCTGGCGCTGGTGAAGGAGACGCTCGAGCTGCACAAGGGCGGCATCGAGGTGTCGAGCGAGCTGGGCAAGGGCTCCAACTTCCACGTGCGGCTCAAGAAGGGCCCGTCCCCGGTGCGCGAGGAAGTCCCCGAGCCGCCCACCGGGCCCGTGGTGCTGCGGCCCCTGGGCCGCTCCTTGGACGCGGCGGCGATGCTGGAGTCCGAGCCGCCCGTGGTCGCCGTGGCGGCACTGGAGGCCCTGCCCTCGATTCCCCTGGGGGAGGCCGGTCCGGACGCCAAGCGCGTGCTCCTGGTGGAGGACGAGCCGGAGATCCGCGGCTTCCTGCGCGACGTGCTCAAGCCCTACTACCGGCTGCTCGAGGCGAGCAACGGCGAGGAGGGGCTGAGCCTGGCCCAGAAGGAGCGTCCGGATCTCGTCGTCTCGGACGTGATGATGCCGGTGATGTCGGGCCTGCAGATGCTCGCCGCGCTGCGCGCCTCGCCGCAGACGGTGGACATGCCCATCATCATGCTCACCGCGCGCCAGGAGGTGGACGCCAAGGTGGAAGGCCTGACCATGGGCGCCAACGACTACATCGCCAAGCCCTTCAGCCCCCGGGAAATGCTCGCGCGCATCGAGGCCCAGCTGCGCCTGCGCGACGCGGCGGTGCGCGCGGCGGAGAACGAGCGCCTGGCGGCCACGGGACTGCTCACCTCGGGCTTCGCCCATGAGGTGCGCAACCCCCTCAACGGCCTGATGAACGCGCTGCTCCCCCTGCGCGAGAGCCTCACCAGCACGTCCCCGGACCCCGGCATGTCGCTGGCCATGCTGGAGCTCATCGAGGAGTGCGGCCAGCGCATCCGCCAGCTCGCCGAGGGCCTGCTGGCCTTCGTGCGCACGGGCACCAAGGCCATGGCGGTGGACCTGGGCGCCTCGCTCGACGCGAGCGTCCAGGCGCTCTCCTGGCGCCTGCCTCCGGACATGAAGGTGGAGCGCGACTACCAGTGCGCCGAGCCGGTGTGGAGCGATCCGGGCTCGCTCAACCAGGTGTGGGTGAACCTGCTGGACAACGCGGTGCGGGCCGTGGGCCCCACGGGTCAGGTGAAGGTGCGCACGGCGAAGGACGGCACCGACGCCGTGGTGTCCATCATCGACAACGGGCCCGGCATCAAGCCCGAGCACATGGAGCGGCTCTTCCAACCCTTCTTCTCCACCCGGGAGGCGGGGGAGGGCACGGGCCTGGGCCTGGCGCTCTGCCAGCGCATCGTCCTGCAGCAGGGCGGCCGCATCCGCATCTTCAGCGAGTACGGCAAGGGCACGCGCGTGGAGGTGCGGCTGCCCCTGGAGGCGGATCCGGACCGGCTCCTGCCGCCGCTGTTGTCCGACGGCCGCGTGCGTCAGCACCACTGGAACACCTAG
- a CDS encoding methyltransferase domain-containing protein, with product MSYIMESSDEIRRLLVQERTGNAREALLLAGLKEGDRVLDAGCGPGGITELIAGLVGPSGQVTGMDMSEERLGRARQVNQHHPHVRFHSGDVRRTGLPDQAFDYTWCQFVLQYVPERWDALAELVRVTRPGGKVVISEFDGFGLGNWPFPDALRSWCQRFTDALLHTTGLDVHVGRKVFNAMRQQGLTQVRVHVLPQFVIAGAADAIHQKDWETRFSAMESVVAPLLGGLEDYRAMSREYLQLLADPDALKYSILLVTEGTRP from the coding sequence GTGAGCTACATCATGGAGTCCAGTGACGAGATCCGCCGGTTGCTCGTCCAGGAGCGCACGGGCAACGCGCGGGAGGCGTTGTTGCTCGCCGGGCTCAAGGAGGGAGACCGGGTTCTCGATGCCGGGTGCGGTCCGGGTGGCATCACGGAGCTCATCGCCGGGCTGGTGGGGCCCTCGGGCCAGGTCACGGGCATGGACATGAGCGAGGAGCGGCTGGGGCGGGCGCGGCAGGTCAACCAGCACCACCCCCACGTGCGATTCCACTCGGGAGACGTGCGCCGCACGGGCCTGCCGGACCAGGCGTTCGACTACACGTGGTGCCAGTTCGTCCTGCAGTACGTGCCCGAGCGCTGGGACGCGCTCGCGGAGCTCGTCCGGGTGACGCGTCCGGGCGGCAAGGTGGTCATCTCCGAGTTCGACGGCTTCGGTCTGGGCAACTGGCCCTTTCCCGACGCCCTGCGCTCGTGGTGTCAGCGCTTCACCGACGCGCTGCTGCACACCACCGGCCTGGACGTCCACGTGGGCCGCAAGGTCTTCAATGCGATGCGTCAGCAGGGCTTGACGCAGGTGCGCGTGCACGTGCTGCCGCAGTTCGTCATCGCGGGCGCGGCCGACGCGATCCATCAGAAGGACTGGGAAACACGGTTTTCCGCGATGGAATCGGTGGTGGCTCCCCTGCTCGGGGGTCTGGAAGACTACCGGGCCATGAGCCGGGAGTACCTGCAGTTACTGGCGGATCCCGACGCGTTGAAGTACTCGATCCTGCTGGTCACAGAGGGAACGAGGCCTTGA